One Salmo trutta chromosome 12, fSalTru1.1, whole genome shotgun sequence genomic region harbors:
- the LOC115202823 gene encoding collagen alpha-1(X) chain: MEVRVLSILILLVALTAVHGSGSYVVKKVMKVAPQYQPYSVKSHVVSVAGEPGAPGEPGPEGPPGPPGPPGESAVGQPGPEGPAGPPGPAGYSAPGKPGSPGGPGKPGVPGAAGEKGEVGTAGLQGPRGMPGPAGSSGPAGISSTGKPGPHGLPGAMGPRGETGLKGHPGMPGLPGAKGDRGVGIPGAQGETGAVGPMGPAGQPGAAGVGKPGKPGIPGEAGKSGSPGRDGGTGPMGLPGAKGHTGAPGVGLPGKPGDNGAPGMPGAAGPKGHQGATGATGAPGIPGYGKPGANGQKGERGVVGSSGTTGQKGEPGAQGYTGATGATGPMGPTGPQGARGFQGDTGEMGPKGDTGAMGPQGPKGYKGDQGAQGFQGKQGHTGATGPTGATGATGAPGNKGDTGHTGATGASGVPGPAGPKGFPGRNGEAGEAGADGAPGPRGPVGPTGVAGTPGLKGHPGLPGAPGPAGLAAKGILGPLGPPGLPGADGQDGGQGPAGPPGPPGPPGEFFFEKSMGKGEVMVPTLVKAPMSAFSVSLARPYPPSGEPIKFDNEVYNAENHYDTSTGQFTCQVPGVYYFSYTIHVNGAHALVALYKNDKPVMFSYDEYNKGFLDQMSGSTVLMLDVNDTVYLQIPDDEANGVFAAENVHCSFSGFLIAST, encoded by the exons ATGGAAGTACGAGTATTGAGCATCCTCATCCTCCTGGTGGCCTTGACGGCTGTTCATGGTAGTGGTTCatatgtggtgaagaaggtgatGAAGGTCGCCCCTCAATACCAGCCCTACTCTGTGAAGAGTCACG TGGTGTCGGTGGCGGGAGAGCCCGGTGCGCCAGGTGAGCCCGGGCCAGAAGGCCCACCTGGCCCACCTGGCCCTCCAGGGGAAAGTGCTGTGGGACAGCCTGGACCCGAGGGCCCTGCTGGACCACCCGGACCTGCTGGCTACTCCGCACCTGGCAAACCTGGCTCCCCAGGTGGGCCTGGTAAGCCTGGTGTTCCTGGCGCAGCTGGCGAGAAAGGAGAGGTGGGCACAGCTGGACTTCAAGGTCCTAGGGGCATGCCTGGACCTGCTGGAAGTTCTGGACCAGCTGGGATCTCTTCCACTGGCAAGCCTGGACCTCATGGTCTGCCCGGAGCAATGGGGCCAAGAGGGGAAACAGGCCTTAAGGGACATCCAGGTATGCCTGGTTTGCCAGGAGCTAAGGGGGATAGAGGAGTGGGTATCCCAGGGGCACAAGGTGAGACAGGGGCTGTAGGACCTATGGGACCAGCTGGGCAGCCTGGAGCAGCCGGAGTTGGAAAGCCAGGCAAGCCAGGAATCCCTGGTGAAGCAGGAAAGTCAGGTAGCCCAGGTAGGGATGGGGGCACTGGTCCCATGGGTTTGCCAGGTGCTAAGGGCCACACAGGGGCTCCTGGTGTAGGTCTGCCTGGAAAACCAGGTGATAATGGGGCTCCAGGTATGCCTGGTGCAGCTGGTCCTAAAGGTCATCAGGGAGCAACGGGAGCAACTGGTGCTCCCGGTATCCCTGGATATGGAAAGCCAGGAGCAAATGGACAGAAGGGTGAGAGGGGAGTTGTAGGAAGCTCAGGAACAACAGGTCAGAAGGGTGAGCCAGGAGCACAGGGATATACTGGTGCTACTGGTGCTACTGGGCCCATGGGTCCCACCGGTCCTCAGGGTGCAAGAGGCTTCCAGGGAGATACTGGGGAAATGGGTCCCAAAGGTGACACAGGTGCAATGGGACCCCAGGGACCAAAGGGATATAAGGGAGATCAGGGAGCACAAGGTTTCCAGGGAAAGCAAGGTCATActggagcaacaggcccaacTGGTGCCACGGGAGCTACTGGAGCTCCAGGTAACAAAGGTGACACTGGTCACACAGGTGCAACTGGTGCTTCAGGTGTCCCAGGACCTGCCGGGCCCAAAGGTTTCCCAGGGCGCAATGGTGAGGCAGGTGAGGCTGGAGCAGATGGAGCCCCAGGTCCCAGAGGACCTGTTGGGCCTACTGGTGTCGCAGGTACACCTGGCCTTAAAGGACACCCGGGTCTCCCTGGCGCACCTGGCCCAGCTGGACTGGCCGCCAAGGGAATCCTTGGCCCTCTCGGTCCCCCTGGGCTCCCTGGTGCTGATGGTCAGGATGGTGGCCAAGGCCCTGCTGGCCCTCCCGGCCCACCTGGTCCTCCCGGCGAGTTCTTTTTCGAAAAGAGTATGGGCAAGGGTGAGGTCATGGTGCCTACTCTTGTTAAGGCCCCTATGTCtgctttctctgtttctctggctAGGCCTTATCCTCCATCTGGGGAACCTATTAAGTTTGACAATGAGGTGTACAATGCAGAGAATCACTATGACACTTCCACTGGGCAGTTCACTTGCCAGGTTCCTGGAGTCTACTACTTCTCATACACCATTCATGTGAATGGGGCTCATGCTCTGGTGGCTCTGTACAAGAACGACAAGCCAGTCATGTTCAGCTATGATGAGTACAACAAGGGCTTCCTGGACCAGATGTCCGGTAGCACTGTCCTTATGCTCGATGTGAACGACACAGTCTACCTTCAGATTCCCGATGATGAGGCCAATGGCGTTTTTGCCGCTGAGAATGTCCACTGCTCTTTCTCTGGGTTCCTTATCGCTTCAACGTGA